Proteins from a genomic interval of Stenotrophomonas sp. 24(2023):
- a CDS encoding pirin family protein has product MTTIIAPRVHDIGGLEVRRAVPTLQARSIGSFVFVDQMGPAILSPGTGIDVRPHPHIGLATVTYLWSGAIGHRDTLGSDQVIRPGDVNWMTAGRGIAHSERTPPPEREHDHPIHGMQTWVALPKSHEEIAPAFYHHPAATLPEQRRNGAWLRVIAGRAYGEESPVQVFADTLNVAIDLEPEAEIDIDNGHRERALYILEGQAQLDGVDVPAQHLIVPEAGAVGRLRAKTPVKAMLFGGEPLDGPRHLWWNFVSSSKERIEQAKHDWDAGRFGTIPGDDKEFIPLPAY; this is encoded by the coding sequence ATGACCACCATCATCGCCCCGCGCGTCCACGACATCGGCGGCCTCGAAGTCCGCCGCGCCGTGCCCACCCTGCAGGCCCGCAGCATCGGTTCGTTCGTGTTCGTCGACCAGATGGGCCCGGCCATCCTGTCCCCCGGCACCGGCATCGATGTGCGCCCGCACCCGCATATCGGGCTGGCCACGGTGACGTACCTGTGGTCGGGGGCGATCGGCCACCGCGATACGCTCGGTTCGGACCAGGTGATCCGCCCCGGCGATGTGAACTGGATGACCGCCGGCCGCGGCATCGCCCATTCCGAGCGTACGCCGCCGCCGGAGCGCGAACACGACCATCCGATCCACGGCATGCAGACCTGGGTGGCGCTGCCGAAATCACATGAGGAAATCGCCCCGGCGTTCTATCACCATCCGGCCGCCACCCTGCCCGAGCAGCGCCGCAACGGCGCATGGCTGCGGGTGATCGCAGGCCGCGCGTATGGCGAGGAATCCCCGGTGCAGGTGTTTGCCGACACGCTGAACGTGGCCATCGACCTGGAGCCGGAGGCGGAGATCGACATCGACAACGGCCACCGCGAGCGCGCGCTGTACATCCTGGAAGGCCAGGCCCAGCTGGATGGCGTGGACGTGCCTGCGCAGCACCTGATCGTGCCCGAGGCCGGCGCGGTGGGCCGCCTGCGCGCGAAGACGCCGGTCAAGGCGATGCTGTTCGGCGGCGAACCGCTGGATGGCCCGCGCCATCTGTGGTGGAACTTCGTGTCCAGTTCCAAGGAGCGCATCGAACAGGCCAAGCACGACTGGGACGCCGGCCGTTTCGGCACCATCCCCGGTGATGACAAGGAGTTCATCCCGCTGCCGGCGTACTGA
- the aqpZ gene encoding aquaporin Z: MGMGKRLAAEFLGTFWLVLGGCGSAVLAAKFGGDGNPLGIGFLGVALAFGLTVVTGAYAFGHVSSAHFNPAVSVGLWAGGRFPARDLVPYLIAQCAGGLLAGFILLQIASGAPGFAIDGSQAGAFASNGYGALSPGGYSVAAAFLCEVVLTAVFLVVIMGATHGKAPAGFAPLAIGLALTLIHLISIPVTNTSVNPARSTAVAFFAGSGATGQLWLFWVAPLLGGLIGGLLYKWVGSER, from the coding sequence ATGGGCATGGGCAAACGCTTGGCCGCCGAGTTCCTCGGCACGTTCTGGCTGGTACTGGGGGGCTGTGGCAGCGCGGTACTGGCCGCCAAGTTCGGCGGCGACGGCAATCCGCTGGGCATCGGCTTCCTCGGCGTGGCACTGGCCTTCGGCCTGACGGTGGTCACCGGCGCCTACGCGTTCGGCCACGTGTCGAGCGCCCACTTCAATCCGGCCGTCAGCGTCGGCCTGTGGGCCGGTGGCCGCTTCCCGGCCCGCGACCTGGTGCCCTACCTCATCGCCCAGTGTGCCGGCGGCCTGCTGGCCGGCTTCATCCTGCTGCAGATCGCCTCCGGTGCGCCCGGGTTTGCCATCGATGGCAGCCAGGCCGGCGCCTTCGCCAGCAACGGCTATGGCGCGCTGTCGCCGGGCGGCTACAGCGTGGCAGCCGCCTTCCTGTGTGAAGTGGTGCTTACCGCCGTGTTCCTGGTGGTCATCATGGGCGCCACCCATGGCAAAGCGCCGGCCGGCTTCGCGCCACTGGCGATCGGCCTGGCCCTGACCCTGATCCACCTGATCAGCATCCCGGTGACCAACACCTCGGTGAACCCGGCCCGCTCCACTGCCGTGGCCTTCTTCGCCGGCAGCGGTGCGACCGGCCAGCTGTGGCTGTTCTGGGTCGCCCCGTTGCTGGGCGGACTGATCGGCGGCCTGCTCTACAAATGGGTGGGTAGCGAGCGCTGA
- a CDS encoding pirin family protein, whose product MSLSEPVRVLRTIRGMPTSDGAGVRLTRVIGGPSLPDLDPFLLLDEFGTDRAEDYLAGFPEHPHRGFETVTYMLDGRMRHRDNHGNEGLLVPGSVQWMTAGRGLVHSEMPEQESGRMRGFQLWVNLPGREKMTAPKYQEFAPDRLPVVQPADGVTVKLIAGRVGDTVGPIVQPATDPVYLDITLAADRAWTYTLPEGHNAFAYVFEGGLVVGEQENARAVARQELAVLGGGEQLHLSAGGDGAHLILVAGRPLREPVMRHGPFVMNTRQELMQAFVDFQEGRF is encoded by the coding sequence ATGAGCCTTTCCGAGCCGGTGCGCGTGCTGCGCACCATCCGTGGCATGCCCACGTCCGACGGCGCCGGCGTGCGCCTGACCCGTGTCATCGGCGGCCCTTCGCTGCCCGACCTGGACCCGTTCCTGCTGCTGGATGAATTCGGTACCGACCGTGCCGAGGACTACCTCGCCGGTTTCCCCGAGCACCCGCACCGTGGCTTCGAGACGGTCACCTACATGCTGGATGGGCGCATGCGGCACCGTGACAACCACGGCAATGAAGGCCTGCTGGTGCCCGGCAGCGTGCAGTGGATGACGGCCGGCCGTGGCCTGGTGCATTCGGAGATGCCCGAACAGGAAAGCGGGCGCATGCGCGGCTTCCAGCTGTGGGTGAACCTGCCGGGCCGCGAGAAGATGACCGCGCCGAAGTACCAGGAATTCGCCCCGGACCGCCTGCCGGTGGTGCAGCCGGCCGACGGCGTGACGGTGAAGCTGATCGCCGGGCGCGTGGGCGACACCGTGGGCCCGATCGTGCAGCCGGCCACCGATCCGGTGTACCTGGACATCACCCTGGCGGCCGACCGCGCCTGGACGTACACGCTGCCGGAAGGGCACAACGCCTTCGCCTACGTGTTCGAAGGCGGGCTGGTGGTGGGCGAACAGGAAAACGCGCGCGCGGTGGCGCGGCAGGAACTGGCCGTGCTGGGGGGCGGTGAACAGCTGCACCTGTCCGCCGGTGGCGATGGCGCGCACTTGATCCTGGTCGCCGGCCGCCCGCTGCGCGAACCGGTGATGCGCCACGGCCCGTTCGTGATGAACACGCGGCAGGAACTGATGCAGGCCTTCGTGGATTTCCAGGAAGGCAGGTTCTGA
- a CDS encoding carbon starvation CstA family protein, producing MKGFSKLGWALLALLGAFCLGTVALRRGEHINALWIVVAAVSIYLIAYRFYSLFIADKVMQLDPTRATPAVINNDGLDYVPTNKHVLFGHHFAAIAGAGPLVGPVLAAQMGYLPGLLWLVVGVVLAGAVQDFMVLFLSSRRNGRSLGDLVREEMGQIPGTIALFGAFLIMIIILAVLAMVVVKALAESPWGMFTVIATMPIAILMGIYMRYIRPGKIGEISVVGLILLLAAIWYGGKVAADPVWGPAFTFTGTQITWMLIGYGFVASVLPVWLLLAPRDYLSTFLKIGTIIALAIGIVIVMPELKMPALTQFAASGDGPVWKGGMFPFLFITIACGAVSGFHALISSGTTPKLLANEAHMRYIGYGGMLMESFVAVMALVAASIIDPGVYFAMNSPAAVIGPDAVSAAHYITNTWGFTITPEQLEATAVAIGEPTILHRAGGAPTLAVGIAQILHEAIPSGSNAMMAFWYHFAILFEALFILTAVDAGTRAGRFMLQDLLGNFIPALKKTESWTANIIGTAGCVALWGYLLYTGVVDPFGGIQTLWPLFGISNQMLAGIALMLGTVVLFKMKRDRYAWVTAVPAAWLLICTTYAGFIKIFDSNPAQGFLAQAHKFQAAIASDTITAPAKSVAQMKQIVLNAYVNTGLTVLFLFVVFAILVYAVKTIVAARRAPQRTDKETPYVALKPHEMVDL from the coding sequence ATGAAAGGGTTTTCCAAACTGGGCTGGGCGCTGCTCGCCCTGCTCGGCGCGTTCTGTCTGGGCACCGTGGCCCTGCGCCGCGGTGAACACATCAACGCGCTGTGGATCGTCGTCGCGGCGGTCTCGATCTACCTGATCGCCTATCGCTTCTACAGCCTGTTCATCGCCGACAAGGTGATGCAGCTTGATCCAACCCGGGCCACCCCGGCGGTGATCAACAACGATGGCCTGGATTACGTGCCGACCAACAAGCACGTGCTGTTCGGCCACCACTTCGCCGCCATCGCCGGCGCCGGCCCGCTGGTCGGCCCGGTGCTGGCCGCGCAGATGGGCTACCTGCCCGGCCTGCTGTGGCTGGTGGTGGGCGTGGTGCTGGCCGGTGCGGTGCAGGACTTCATGGTCCTGTTCCTGTCCAGCCGCCGCAACGGCCGTTCGCTGGGTGATCTGGTGCGCGAGGAAATGGGGCAGATACCCGGCACCATCGCGCTGTTCGGCGCCTTCCTGATCATGATCATCATCCTGGCGGTGCTGGCGATGGTGGTGGTCAAGGCGCTGGCCGAAAGCCCGTGGGGCATGTTCACGGTGATCGCCACGATGCCCATCGCGATCCTGATGGGCATCTACATGCGCTACATCCGTCCCGGCAAGATTGGTGAGATCTCGGTGGTCGGCCTGATCCTGCTGCTGGCGGCGATCTGGTACGGCGGCAAGGTCGCCGCCGATCCGGTGTGGGGCCCGGCCTTCACCTTCACCGGCACCCAGATCACCTGGATGCTGATCGGCTACGGCTTCGTCGCCTCGGTGCTGCCGGTATGGCTGCTGCTGGCCCCGCGCGATTACCTGTCCACCTTCCTGAAGATCGGCACCATCATCGCGCTGGCCATCGGCATCGTGATCGTGATGCCGGAGCTGAAGATGCCGGCGCTGACCCAGTTCGCCGCCAGTGGCGATGGCCCGGTGTGGAAGGGCGGCATGTTCCCGTTCCTGTTCATCACCATCGCCTGCGGCGCGGTGTCCGGCTTCCATGCGCTGATTTCCTCGGGCACCACGCCGAAGCTGCTGGCCAATGAAGCGCACATGCGCTACATCGGCTACGGCGGCATGCTGATGGAGTCGTTCGTGGCGGTGATGGCCCTGGTGGCCGCATCGATCATCGACCCGGGCGTGTACTTCGCGATGAACAGCCCGGCGGCGGTGATCGGCCCCGACGCGGTTTCCGCCGCGCACTACATCACCAACACCTGGGGGTTCACCATCACCCCTGAGCAGCTGGAAGCCACAGCGGTGGCGATCGGTGAACCGACCATCCTGCACCGCGCCGGTGGCGCACCGACGCTGGCCGTGGGCATCGCGCAGATCCTGCATGAAGCGATTCCCAGCGGCAGCAACGCGATGATGGCGTTCTGGTACCACTTCGCGATCCTGTTCGAGGCGCTGTTCATCCTCACCGCGGTCGATGCCGGTACCCGCGCGGGCCGCTTCATGCTGCAGGACCTGCTGGGCAACTTCATCCCGGCGCTGAAGAAGACCGAATCGTGGACGGCCAACATCATCGGCACGGCCGGCTGCGTGGCGCTGTGGGGTTACCTGCTGTACACCGGCGTGGTCGATCCGTTCGGCGGCATCCAGACGCTGTGGCCGCTGTTCGGCATCTCCAACCAGATGCTGGCCGGCATCGCGCTGATGCTGGGCACCGTGGTGCTGTTCAAGATGAAGCGTGACCGCTATGCATGGGTGACTGCGGTTCCGGCGGCGTGGCTGCTGATCTGCACGACCTATGCCGGTTTCATCAAGATCTTCGACAGCAACCCGGCGCAGGGCTTCCTGGCCCAGGCACACAAGTTCCAGGCCGCCATCGCCAGCGACACCATCACCGCCCCGGCCAAGAGCGTGGCGCAGATGAAGCAGATCGTGCTCAATGCCTACGTCAACACCGGCCTGACCGTGCTGTTCCTGTTCGTGGTGTTCGCGATCCTGGTGTATGCGGTGAAGACGATCGTCGCCGCCCGCCGCGCCCCGCAGCGCACGGACAAGGAAACCCCGTACGTGGCGCTCAAGCCGCATGAAATGGTGGACCTGTGA
- a CDS encoding CstA-like transporter-associated (seleno)protein gives MSTQLVPVGQYQTHRRIWRRLVQTARLCCGIPDYDNYVRHMLEKHPDQEPMDYKTFFRERQEARYGGRNGGRCC, from the coding sequence ATGAGCACCCAACTGGTTCCCGTCGGCCAGTACCAGACGCACCGCCGCATCTGGCGGCGCCTGGTGCAGACCGCACGGCTGTGCTGTGGGATTCCCGACTACGACAACTACGTCCGGCACATGCTGGAAAAGCACCCGGACCAGGAACCGATGGACTACAAGACGTTCTTCCGCGAGCGGCAGGAAGCGCGCTACGGCGGCCGCAACGGCGGGCGCTGCTGCTGA
- a CDS encoding DUF3103 family protein: MLLALLLASVGAAAQGGATARGAQVQAVTEASAREVASLITQPGFAEIVRGTLAASPEQAVALDAVMERFDPDVRTRASASLANNDQRLRQAKGLPEQGEGLLQLRAYVPEGQSLSDTAPQQLWVVSLPRGNDRDWTTLTAYDAQGRAHVLDAKRAPSFPVLIVDVDTRRSVQEGMALVNAGLRARGLQSPERIQLSTDGARASLDITRLDRIRLADDQEPWALGAAEVFAVVSGLQIGKAEPEMATVDMPYLDYDKTDYTPQQALILWGNYRFNAANVQLFEDDGDTNYQDLLVALSNGVKAALGAFAPEYAVIADIAGAILKAMPTSWFSNDIDYVDSFYLVQRGQTYTDRMGAANNARVTLTPITLVE, encoded by the coding sequence GTGCTGCTGGCACTGTTGCTGGCCAGTGTGGGGGCAGCGGCACAAGGCGGTGCCACTGCGCGTGGCGCCCAGGTCCAGGCCGTGACCGAGGCGAGTGCGCGTGAGGTGGCTTCGCTGATCACGCAACCGGGCTTCGCCGAGATCGTGCGCGGTACGCTGGCGGCATCGCCCGAGCAAGCCGTCGCACTGGATGCGGTGATGGAGCGCTTCGACCCGGATGTCCGGACCCGGGCCAGTGCCTCCTTGGCCAACAACGATCAACGGCTGCGCCAGGCAAAGGGGTTGCCGGAGCAGGGTGAGGGCCTGCTGCAGCTGCGCGCCTATGTTCCTGAGGGCCAGTCGCTGTCGGACACCGCTCCGCAACAGCTTTGGGTGGTCAGCCTGCCGCGCGGCAATGACCGTGACTGGACCACCTTGACCGCCTACGACGCGCAGGGTCGCGCGCATGTGCTGGATGCGAAGCGTGCGCCGTCATTTCCAGTACTGATCGTCGATGTCGATACCCGTCGTTCGGTGCAGGAGGGCATGGCGCTGGTCAACGCCGGATTGCGCGCACGCGGCCTGCAGTCGCCCGAGCGCATCCAGCTGTCGACCGATGGCGCGCGCGCGTCGCTGGATATCACCCGTCTCGACCGCATCCGCCTGGCCGATGACCAGGAACCGTGGGCATTGGGTGCGGCCGAGGTGTTCGCGGTGGTGTCCGGGCTGCAGATCGGCAAGGCCGAGCCGGAGATGGCCACGGTGGACATGCCCTACCTGGACTACGACAAGACCGACTACACCCCGCAGCAGGCGCTGATCCTGTGGGGCAACTACCGCTTCAACGCAGCCAATGTTCAGCTGTTCGAGGATGACGGCGACACCAACTACCAGGACCTGCTGGTGGCGCTGAGCAACGGTGTGAAGGCGGCACTGGGCGCGTTCGCACCGGAGTATGCGGTGATCGCTGACATCGCCGGTGCGATTCTGAAAGCGATGCCGACGTCGTGGTTCTCCAACGACATTGACTACGTAGACAGCTTCTACCTGGTTCAACGAGGCCAAACGTACACCGATCGGATGGGCGCTGCGAACAACGCCAGGGTCACGCTGACGCCGATCACGCTGGTGGAGTAG
- a CDS encoding DUF819 family protein, producing MPTEPTTALISSDIVGLGLIAATLALIFWAASGPTPLLKKIFAWVPALLLCYFIPAIYNTAGLIDGHATALYNPVARDVLLPAALVLLTLSIDLKGIAKLGPKLIVVFCAGTAGVMLGAIVSFQVMKLIHPETVAGDTWAGMAALAGSWIGGGANMVAMREIFGTDATTFGQIAVVDVACASLWMAILLFLANRAQQIDTRSGADTRAIDEMKARISAYEAQNARIPTLTDLMVIVGVALGGVGLAHAIAAPLAGWFKANVGWSSQFSLDSQFVWVILLSTALGLGLSFTRARRLESAGASRLGTVFLYFLIACIGMQMNLLSLLDRPWLFLLGVIWMATHVLVLWIVARLLRVPLFFFGVGSMGNIGAAASAPVVAAAFHPSLAPVGVLLGTVGYATGTGLAYVTGLILKWMANG from the coding sequence ATGCCGACCGAACCGACCACCGCCCTGATCTCCAGCGACATCGTTGGCCTGGGCCTGATCGCCGCCACCCTGGCGCTGATCTTCTGGGCCGCGAGCGGCCCCACGCCCCTGCTGAAGAAGATCTTCGCCTGGGTGCCCGCCCTGCTGCTGTGCTACTTCATTCCGGCCATCTACAACACCGCCGGGCTGATCGATGGCCATGCCACGGCGCTGTACAACCCGGTGGCGCGTGACGTGCTGCTGCCGGCCGCGCTGGTGCTGCTGACCCTGTCGATCGACCTGAAGGGCATCGCCAAGCTGGGGCCCAAGCTGATCGTGGTGTTCTGCGCCGGTACCGCCGGCGTGATGCTGGGCGCCATCGTGTCGTTCCAGGTGATGAAGCTGATCCACCCGGAAACGGTGGCCGGTGATACCTGGGCCGGCATGGCCGCGCTGGCCGGCAGCTGGATCGGCGGCGGGGCCAACATGGTGGCCATGCGCGAGATCTTCGGCACCGACGCCACCACCTTCGGCCAGATCGCGGTGGTGGACGTGGCCTGCGCCAGCCTGTGGATGGCGATCCTGCTGTTCCTGGCCAACCGCGCGCAGCAGATCGATACCCGCAGCGGCGCCGATACCCGTGCCATCGACGAGATGAAGGCGCGCATCAGTGCCTACGAGGCGCAGAACGCGCGTATCCCCACGTTGACCGACCTGATGGTGATCGTCGGCGTGGCGCTGGGCGGGGTGGGGCTGGCCCATGCCATCGCCGCGCCGCTGGCCGGCTGGTTCAAGGCGAACGTGGGCTGGTCCAGCCAGTTCAGCCTGGACAGCCAGTTCGTCTGGGTGATTCTGCTGTCCACCGCGCTGGGCCTGGGCCTGAGCTTCACCCGTGCGCGCCGGCTGGAGTCGGCCGGGGCCTCGCGGCTGGGCACGGTGTTCCTGTATTTCCTGATCGCCTGCATCGGCATGCAGATGAACCTGCTGTCGCTGCTGGACCGGCCGTGGCTGTTCCTGCTCGGCGTGATCTGGATGGCCACCCACGTGCTGGTGCTGTGGATCGTTGCCCGCCTGCTGCGCGTGCCGCTGTTCTTCTTCGGCGTCGGGTCGATGGGCAACATCGGCGCGGCCGCGTCGGCACCGGTGGTCGCCGCGGCCTTCCATCCGTCGCTGGCGCCGGTGGGCGTGCTGCTGGGCACGGTGGGCTATGCCACCGGTACCGGGCTGGCCTACGTGACCGGCCTGATCCTGAAGTGGATGGCCAACGGCTGA
- a CDS encoding HAMP domain-containing sensor histidine kinase — protein MARKPGPLSRRVAWWLLGYLALISLAVFSVGNYVHEHAEHAAWRALLNSELDSIVEHVKHEPHYRWQDSDTLSLYHFDDPATPDSLRALHPGLHDGVIVHDRETAVMVRQTDELGRIALVLDISDFHDLEQFATRWVMLAGVVMLIVTVLMATLGMERLVRPLSLLARHIGALRPGVPGQRIDVDVRGSSELHTIADALNDYLERNEQFVERERVFISTASHELRTPVAVITGAAELALDQPGLPERARQQMQRVLRTAQGVEQLIDLLLVLAREPARLANRAERIALDQLLPQIVDDHRHLLGDKDLDVNVQAAPVDIVAPLAVVQAAIGNLLRNAIENSGRGHIQLTLGTDGVLVLQDPGHGMSPEEIAAIHARMARGLRTERGGIGLELIARLCEHLGWTLAFQACEPRGTRATLDFSGARTP, from the coding sequence ATGGCCCGTAAGCCCGGGCCGCTGTCGCGGCGCGTGGCCTGGTGGCTGCTCGGCTACCTGGCGTTGATCTCGCTGGCGGTGTTCAGCGTGGGCAACTACGTGCACGAACACGCCGAGCACGCGGCCTGGCGGGCGCTGCTCAATTCCGAGCTGGACAGCATCGTCGAGCATGTGAAGCACGAACCCCACTATCGCTGGCAGGATTCGGACACGCTCAGCCTCTACCATTTCGATGACCCGGCCACCCCCGACAGCCTGCGTGCGCTGCACCCGGGGCTGCATGACGGGGTGATCGTCCACGACCGCGAAACCGCAGTGATGGTGCGCCAGACCGATGAACTGGGGCGTATCGCGCTGGTACTGGACATTTCCGATTTCCACGACCTGGAACAGTTCGCCACGCGCTGGGTGATGCTGGCCGGGGTGGTGATGCTGATCGTCACCGTGCTGATGGCCACCCTCGGCATGGAGCGGCTGGTACGGCCGCTGAGCCTGCTGGCCCGCCATATCGGCGCACTGCGTCCGGGCGTGCCCGGACAGCGCATCGACGTGGACGTGCGCGGCAGTTCCGAGCTGCATACGATTGCCGATGCGCTGAACGACTACCTGGAGCGCAACGAACAGTTCGTCGAGCGCGAACGGGTGTTCATCAGCACTGCCAGCCATGAACTGCGCACGCCCGTGGCGGTGATCACCGGTGCGGCCGAACTGGCCCTGGATCAGCCGGGGCTGCCCGAGCGTGCGCGCCAGCAGATGCAGCGGGTGCTGCGCACTGCGCAGGGGGTGGAACAGCTGATCGACCTGCTGCTGGTGCTGGCCCGTGAACCGGCTCGCCTGGCCAACCGCGCTGAGCGTATCGCGCTGGACCAGCTGCTGCCGCAGATCGTCGATGACCATCGTCACCTGCTGGGCGACAAGGATCTGGACGTGAACGTGCAGGCCGCCCCGGTGGACATCGTCGCGCCGCTGGCCGTGGTGCAGGCGGCCATCGGCAACCTGCTGCGCAATGCGATCGAGAACAGTGGCCGTGGCCATATCCAGCTCACCCTGGGGACCGATGGCGTGCTGGTGCTGCAGGACCCGGGGCACGGCATGAGTCCGGAGGAGATCGCCGCCATCCATGCGCGGATGGCACGTGGGCTGCGGACCGAGCGCGGCGGCATCGGGCTGGAGCTGATCGCCCGGCTGTGCGAGCACCTGGGATGGACGCTGGCCTTCCAGGCCTGCGAACCACGCGGCACCCGCGCCACGCTGGATTTCAGCGGCGCGCGCACGCCCTGA
- a CDS encoding response regulator transcription factor, with the protein MRLLVIEDNRQLVANLFDYFESRGHVLDVAPDGITGLHLAGSHPYDAVILDWMLPRMEGPEVLRRLRSEHGSEVPVIMLTARDELPDKIAGFRAGADDYLTKPFALPELEVRLEALLVRAQGRNPRKRLQVGDLVLDLATLEARRDGQVLHLYPACRKLLELLMRASPGAVTRQQLEFALWGDEPPDGDLLRSHVYELRRSVDGPFEEKLIHTLPRVGYRLAPTGTAGGADDGDGP; encoded by the coding sequence ATGCGCCTGTTGGTGATCGAGGACAACCGGCAACTGGTGGCCAACCTGTTCGACTATTTCGAGTCGCGCGGGCACGTGCTCGATGTCGCTCCTGACGGCATCACCGGGCTGCACCTGGCCGGCAGCCACCCCTACGATGCGGTCATCCTGGACTGGATGCTGCCACGCATGGAGGGCCCGGAAGTGCTGCGCCGCCTGCGCAGCGAGCATGGCTCGGAAGTGCCGGTGATCATGCTGACCGCGCGTGACGAGCTGCCGGACAAGATTGCCGGCTTCCGCGCCGGTGCCGATGATTACCTGACCAAGCCGTTCGCCCTGCCGGAACTGGAAGTGCGGCTGGAGGCGCTGCTGGTCCGTGCGCAGGGCCGCAACCCGCGCAAGCGCCTGCAGGTGGGCGATCTGGTGCTGGACCTGGCGACGCTGGAGGCGCGCCGCGATGGCCAGGTGCTGCACCTGTACCCGGCCTGCCGCAAGCTGCTGGAACTGCTGATGCGGGCCAGCCCGGGCGCGGTGACCCGCCAGCAGCTGGAGTTCGCCCTGTGGGGCGATGAACCACCCGACGGTGACCTGCTGCGCTCGCATGTCTACGAACTGCGCCGCAGCGTCGATGGCCCGTTCGAGGAAAAGCTGATCCACACGCTGCCACGGGTCGGGTACCGACTGGCGCCGACGGGAACCGCAGGCGGTGCGGACGATGGCGATGGCCCGTAA
- a CDS encoding glycosyltransferase family 39 protein: MPAALPRRWRLPLLWLLMVIGLVAGLGLRQPQPPDEPRFVLAARTMVDTGQWLLPHRGGELYAEKPPVFMWLQAASYEAVGNWQWSFLLPSLLAALLTLWLVGDLARRLWSPRLTPYAMAALFGTLQFGLMAKRAQIDMVLVAMTTLSLWGLLRHLCERRNLPALWLAGFAAGVGTVTKGVGFLPLLMVLPWLGWRFWQRRHGQAHHGPHGATLLWLLPAFVVGTLVWLGPLGWALLHSPSPKLLSYAHELLFKQTGTRYANAWHHVQPAWYYLQVMATLWLPGSLLLPWLARPWWRRLARGDGRQWLLLGWAVLVLVFFSASPGKREVYLLPMLPALALAVAPLLPGLLRRVAVRRYLLGYCIVLGVVAVALGGVLLGGSPWAHAQLAKRAMPDELLGVMGGGLLGFGAVVLVIAAALRQRRAGVLVLVTHALLWSLHGLVLLPALDPHASASAVMQRVGQRIGPQAELGLLAWREQNLLQADRPVREFGFKRPWAEQWHDAGPWLAQAPQTRWLLVLDDAMSPCVDPAQVIDIGTANRNRWQLVPGTAWNAQCHAEKTGATAEED; the protein is encoded by the coding sequence ATGCCCGCAGCCCTGCCCCGCCGTTGGCGCCTGCCCCTGTTGTGGTTGCTGATGGTCATCGGCCTGGTGGCCGGGCTCGGCCTGCGCCAGCCGCAGCCGCCGGACGAACCGCGCTTCGTGCTGGCGGCGCGGACCATGGTGGACACCGGCCAGTGGCTGCTGCCGCACCGTGGCGGCGAGCTGTACGCGGAAAAGCCACCGGTGTTCATGTGGCTGCAGGCCGCCAGCTATGAAGCGGTGGGCAACTGGCAGTGGTCGTTCCTGCTGCCTTCGCTGCTGGCGGCACTGTTGACGCTGTGGCTGGTGGGCGACCTTGCACGCCGGCTGTGGTCCCCCCGGCTGACCCCGTATGCCATGGCCGCCCTGTTCGGCACCCTGCAGTTCGGGCTGATGGCCAAGCGCGCGCAGATCGACATGGTGCTGGTGGCGATGACCACGCTGTCACTGTGGGGCCTGCTGCGCCACCTGTGCGAGCGTCGCAATCTGCCTGCATTGTGGCTGGCCGGATTCGCCGCCGGCGTCGGCACGGTGACCAAGGGCGTGGGCTTCCTGCCGCTGCTGATGGTCCTGCCCTGGCTGGGCTGGCGCTTCTGGCAGCGCCGCCACGGCCAGGCCCATCACGGGCCGCACGGCGCCACCCTGCTGTGGCTGCTGCCGGCCTTCGTGGTGGGCACGCTGGTCTGGCTGGGCCCGCTGGGCTGGGCCCTGCTGCATTCGCCCAGCCCCAAGCTGCTTTCCTATGCGCACGAACTGCTGTTCAAGCAGACCGGCACCCGCTACGCCAATGCCTGGCACCACGTGCAGCCGGCCTGGTACTACCTGCAGGTGATGGCCACGCTGTGGCTGCCCGGCAGCCTGCTGCTGCCCTGGCTGGCCCGCCCGTGGTGGCGGCGCCTGGCCCGCGGCGATGGCCGCCAGTGGCTGCTGCTGGGCTGGGCGGTGCTGGTGCTGGTGTTCTTCTCGGCCAGCCCGGGCAAGCGCGAGGTCTACCTCCTGCCGATGCTGCCTGCGCTGGCGCTGGCAGTGGCCCCGCTGCTGCCGGGCCTGCTGCGGCGGGTGGCGGTGCGCCGCTACCTGCTGGGCTACTGCATCGTGCTGGGCGTGGTGGCCGTGGCCCTGGGCGGCGTGCTGCTCGGTGGCAGCCCCTGGGCGCACGCGCAGCTGGCCAAGCGCGCGATGCCCGATGAACTGCTGGGCGTGATGGGCGGTGGCCTGTTAGGCTTCGGCGCGGTGGTGCTGGTGATCGCGGCCGCGTTGCGGCAGCGCCGCGCCGGTGTGCTGGTGCTGGTGACCCACGCCCTGCTGTGGTCGCTGCATGGGCTGGTGCTGCTGCCCGCCCTGGACCCGCATGCCTCGGCATCGGCGGTGATGCAGCGGGTCGGCCAGCGCATCGGCCCACAGGCGGAACTGGGCCTGCTGGCCTGGCGCGAGCAGAACCTGCTGCAGGCCGATCGCCCCGTCCGCGAATTCGGCTTCAAGCGCCCCTGGGCAGAGCAGTGGCACGATGCCGGCCCCTGGCTGGCACAGGCCCCGCAGACCCGCTGGCTGCTGGTGCTGGACGATGCCATGAGCCCGTGCGTGGACCCGGCACAGGTGATCGACATCGGCACGGCCAACCGCAACCGCTGGCAGCTGGTGCCCGGTACCGCCTGGAATGCGCAGTGCCATGCCGAAAAGACCGGGGCCACCGCCGAGGAGGACTGA